In the genome of Arachis stenosperma cultivar V10309 chromosome 2, arast.V10309.gnm1.PFL2, whole genome shotgun sequence, the window AATCATGCTCTTTTTGGAGCGGCTGCTGAGCAATCCTCAGTGCAGATGAGTAATCTTGCAGTTCTTTATTCTCCCCAACAAATACCAACAGCCCAACACCACTCTAATTTGAACAACAGTCTGCAAAAAAAGAGGCTCAACAACAATCACAACACCACTCCAGATGAAAAAAAGTTAAAAGAAGCTCCCAAGATTAATACTTTGGTGTATTATTGACCTGTTCAAAAATGTTGCCTGCTGAAAAAAGAGCTTCTTGGCTTTTAGCAAAGAGCTTGGCCAAAGTGGTTGTGTGAATGGCTCCAATGACAGCTACAGAATAACAAATTCATTTTTAACAATAATTTCAACAacacaaaatcaattatttgatttaatttccaTTCACAATTTCATATTCAGAAATTTAAAAAAGCAGCAACAGAGTATCAAATCCATTCTTAACAATAATTTCAACAacacaaaatcaattatttgattttccTTCACAATTTCACattcagaaattaaaaaaagcaGCAACAGAGTAACAAAaaccaattattcaacaattattattacaaaaaaaaaaacctatgGCTAGAAGCTTAATCCTGGAAGGCTGGAACAGGGCAGAGTTGGCGGTGGTGTGGAAGTGGCTGGGAAGACAGTGGCCAACGCAGTGGTGTGGAACAAAGCTTGCACCAGCGGGAAGTGGCTGCACGACAGAGGCAGGAGGTGAGACCGGTGACGGTGACTTCGATTTTCGAAGCTCAAACGGTGGTGGCTGGAGGGGTATTGCATCGTTGCCTTCAAAGCTTGAAGTTGGGACAACGTCGGTGGCTGAACGGACTTGCGCCGGTGACTTTAATGAAGTTGAGACGAATTGGGGCTAGAATCTGGACTCTGGACTGCAGCTTCGCCTTGTGGAGGCTAGAGACTAGAGGGAAGAGGGGTTAGGAACTTAAGGTTACCCATCCCTGCACGACGAAACGTAGCGATTTTGTTAAGATTCAAAAAATGGCCAGGTCAGGTTCGGTTCGACTGACCGGTTCCCAGCCGGGTCAATGGTCCAACCTCAGTTTTTAAATCTGTCAGTTTTGTCTTCTGTCTGAACCGTATTTAGCAGCAGTTCACGGTTCGACCATCCGATTCAAACCGATTTTTAGAACCTTGGTCTACACGCTCTCAATAATGAGACTAGTTTTTATTAGGTTTGAACTAACTTGATTAAATTTGGTTGGCAAAAAGACTTGAATGTGTAGCAGGGCTGAAATTATAAACCCCAAAAGGAATGCATTAAATTTTAAGAAACCGTAATATTAAGGTGACAAAAAAAGGTCAAATTTTACCTTATTTAACattgattaataaaaattcaggtgacaacaaaaaattttatgcaaaatCTAGGTCAATAAATAAAAGAtgacttaaataaaaaatagaatgaaagaaaatattataaataCTATCCATATTAGAATTTGATAATTTCTAACATTAAGATAAGGGATAAACTATCAAAAATGCATTCAAATTATCTTAATGctgacaaaaaatattattaaattctaTTGTcgataaaaatgttttcaaataattttaaaacatgTCAAAATAGCTAGTCGTGATAAAAAAATCTATtccattaataaaaaataagacaTGACTCACTAATCACTTATTAATATTAGAGTCTCACTTATCATATAAGTAACTATTTATCatatcattttttttgttaatacagAATGTTTCAATTCAGGAGTGTGTATTTTTATGTGTATCTAGGCTTTGAAAGTGGGTCCAAGTTGGAGGAGTTCATGTTCGATGAACAGAGCTTTGGTAAGAACAAAGTAGGGGTGTAATCGGCTCAGTTCGGTTCGGTTTTGGACCAAAAACCAACCGAACCGACCTGATCGGTTGTTCAAAGAAGCCAACCGTTCGGTTGGTTGCTGCTTGAgcaaccgaaccgaaccgaaccgaaccaacagcggtttggttcggtcggttttttcggtttttttacACCTGGTTATCTGAATTTAAAATgccataaaattaaatttaaaaccTTCAATAAACTAGAATAACAAGAGTTTATCACATCCAAATCCAATACAAATTCAACttaattaaacataaaacaaagacaattaaaaatgtctagcaaaacaacaacaataaacacaGTTTAAACCGAAACATTCactttaaaacaaataaaagccAAACAGCCACCATGTTTAATCAGAATCCACACCAGACTCATCCTCATCTTCTCCGGTTGGTGcaatttctataaaaataaaacaagaaaatcaatatagattataaacataatatagattataaattataaacatAAACCATAAAGGGAACTACAAATTTCTTTTTTGCATACCTAATTCAAGTTTCTCAAACTCTTCAATAAGCTCCTCAATTAGTTATAtattaacaaagaaaataaatttggTTGATATCAATACCTTCCACCAATAAAATAAACAACCTCTATTTAAAATAAACCAATACCTTCCACCAATGAATCCACTTGACAAAAGTGCAGAGTTAAAGAAAATATGCATACAACATCAGCAACTAGTACTGCTAGATGAAGCAGAAAAGTGAACAAAAAGTAGACCTTTGGTAAGACAGAACAGAGATGCAAAGATATCCATCACAcataaaaagtaataaataaatgtcataagatttttaaaataaattcattCTCTTTTAAGTGATATCTAAACTGCCAACATTTTATGTGTGATAACTGATATCTGATAACCATTCCAACAAGAAACTACCttctttttttaatctttttctcTGTTTACGTTAACCACACTTCTCATATAATAAGTTGCTTgagttttagaatttaataagCATAACTATGTAATACCAAGAAATGGGTAAAAAAGTATTATTAGATAATAGAAAGGCTTATGCACATCATATGCCTACAAGTACAAACCTAAAACAAGTTTTAAGCACTGCTGTTAACACAATCGAACTATTTTAGTTATTCATCATACATCACTGTCATATCACTTAATAGTACTGGCAAAGTCATAAATAGTTTACCAATATTTGCATTAGATATCATGGTCTCTTTTCAGCATCTTTAAGTAACatttaactaatatattaaaactcaatatttattttatcatgtAAAAGGCAACATGAAAAGGCAGTTCACCACATGGTTAGCAGCTTAATCAAACAAATGATAAATGAAGGAATCACCTGCAACTTATGGTTATCACCAAGAATAAGAGGTTGCTGATTCACCCCCAAAAAGAAGACACATTCAACACAGCAACATTTTCTCAGATCTAACAACTCCATAACTTCATTTTTTATGTTCATTAACTATGTATATTTTTAGATAAGTCTTCCAAATCACTAAACATACAATCAGAAACTCACATAACAATACAAATAAGCCAATGATCAGTACTTCAGTATCACAAGAACAAGAAAGAGCAATCAAAGAGACTCACTAGTAGTTAACAAAAACAACACAGCAacattaactaaaaattaaatcacTAAACATTTGTATATATTCAACACAGCAACATTTTCTCAGATCTAACAACTccagaattttattttttctgttcATTAActctatatatttttaaataagtcTTCCAAATCACTAAACATACAATCAGAAACTCACATAACAAATTAACAATACAAATAACCAAACACAAAATCTAACCTCTGACGAAGACATAGTTCTGTTTCGTTTTGGGTTTTTGCAGGAGAGGGACTGGTTGTTCGGCGGCTCGGCCACTGGAGTCTTGCTCGAGTGCTCGGCTTTGGCTATGTTGCTCGGCGACCCTGCGACGGCGACCCTTCGACGGCGATGATGAACGACCTCGAGGCTTCGAGCGACGATTGGCGAGTTCTCTGTCTCCCTCAGCCTCTCCTTCTCTCAAATATGGAGTTCGGAGGTGGAACCATGGAACCTTCGAAGAATGGGGGAGAGAGGTGTGGGTGACTGGCCGACTGGGTATGTGAGTATAGGGTAGGCAGGGTTCGCGGctgaagaagaaaggggaagaAGAAAGCTAGGTTTTTTTTCTGATTTTCCTTTTTATACCTAGGTTAAGGGGCAACTTGGTAAAATCACACTCCACTGAACCCTCCTTCTTCGGTTCGGtccggttcggttcggttttaGCAAAGGCAACcgaaaaccgaaccaaaccgatcGGTTTAGttcgaaaaaaacaaaaaaaaccgGTTTTTTCGGTTTTCTAATCGGTTGTTGTAGAATTCGGTTCGATTCTGCGGTAATTTTCGGTCCGGTTCGAAAATTTACACCCCGAGAACAAAGTGTGGTTCATAATGGGAGCAAGAGAAACTGGAAAATGGAAAGTTTCCATTAACTTAGGAACTCAATTCCCATGTGAAATCATCAACTCATAAGATAAAATCCAAGATGATGTTTCTAGAGCAAATAACAATAGAAAATCATCATCCTCAACAATTCTTTCTTGTCGCATGATAATGATTGATGACTGTTTGACTGATGAGACAAGAATTGTTCTTCTTTATTAGGTGCTcctagaataataaaataaatttgttaTTCTGCTTCATATATTATTTGTCACATTAATAAATAGAGTTTTCTTATTATTTTGGACAACATGTTTATTGTCGTGACAAATAATATATGAAATGGAGCAATATATTTTGCTTGTTCTTAGAGcacaaaaaaaaatggaaaaactAATTTCTCTAgggaattaagaaaataaaggacTATACTCTTGATGAATTTGTAGTtcctatatatattttattacaGAGTGTATCAtgcatatataaataaataataataaagaaaaataaaaggattagTGGTActcccatatatatatatatacatatatattttttattattaatttataactTTATATGTATTTGTTAATCTACATTAATGGTTATCAGAATTGGTTAGGTTAATTTTTGTCTTTATATTATCATTTTGATTATCACAAGCATTATGTTTTTTTTCAGATCGTTTGAAAAAACTTAACCTATAAAATCCTAATTCGTAACCCAACCCCTTCAATAGGAAGGGCTTTATTTGATTGTGAAAGGAAGAAAGTTAACTTTGGATTCATACGAGTATATATTTGTATTGTTGGTGCTCttttaatatttgttatatgtttattaaaataatataactcaattatttttaaattgattgaacttttgaatataaatttttacagATAATATATATCTATGTGTCACAAAACCAATCAAAAAAGCACCAGTGGTCTAGTGGTAGAATAGTACCCTGCCACGGTACAGACCCCGGTTCGATTCCCGGCTGGTGCAAGTATCCTTGGGGCGGTGATGAAAATTTACTTGTGAATGGTGGGTCCATCACAATTCTGATCCATGGGATTGAAAGGCAAGTGCATCTGAGctcctaatttttttaattttcatacttttaatttcttgtgCGACAACTTTTTTAAAGTGGGACTTTTCTTGGTACTTGCACATTTATACGTTAGTTAAGGTTGGCAACACATGTAAGCATATGGTAGATGTGGACAATTCAATTTATGCTGCTCCTACCTTAAACCATTAGGAGAGTTGTTGGAAGTTGGCGTTAGCTGTGGATTGTTGGTTTTGTTTTCAAAGACTGTAGTTGGACAAATGAGACTAATTCATTATTTATAGCAACAgtcataattttaaaatttattagattGCTAGTTTAAATTATTACATTTAACAATAAGAAAAAATGCATTAATTAAATTAACTccaactcaaaaaaaaaaaaaaaaatcaacctTCAAATAGTAGTAAAGAGAATTGATTTAGGTTCAGATTGGGTaaacaacttaattaaatttttttaaaaaaaatttaaacaataaatgtttatattaaaagtagcttataaataattaattttgtgtttgattttttaactttaaggtagcgtttggtggagagacagatatgaaaagactgagactgagagacagagattaagagacagagattgaaataaatctcagtattctgtttggtgcaaagtgggagacagaaattgaaacaagaatgaaactctaatttaatttacacaaaaggtaaaattggaattaattaattgaaatgaaggtattttaggtataaaatgttattaaaattttagtctccatctctaaaaattttagtcccaTGTATCCCTACTTTTTAGAGGTACTGAAACactgaaattttagagataGAGACAGAAAGTTTAGTATCAATCCTGAACCAACAAACATAATATTGAGTCTCAGTCTCTCAATCTCTATCTCAGTATTTCAAAACAAACGCTATCTAactaaaaatacttattttatataaatgtgttaaaaaaaatagtattattataagagaagtcatttttttttaacttctctataagtttctaaataaattcttaaaaaatcgcaatataattttgaaaattgcgccagacattaatactactacttttcataagtcaaaaactcaaaaaaattacttttaaaacttttcaaaCGGATCCTTAGTATAATTTAGGATCAATTCTAATATTCGAATCTTGTCTTGTCCAGACAGCGATTCATGGCTCAACTACAAAAATATCTCTTCATTACCAACTAAATgctataaaatataaattttgtaaCATAATATTAATGTTATTCATGGTTCGTTATCTTTCTTCTCACCATCTATCATTAATTCATTAGTTACTAACGGCTTATGTGTGATCCTCCAATAATCTTTGAGTAAATTGTGATTACTTctgaaattttatttattaatcaaattGGTCCTCTTAAATTACCGTTCAATCAAATTagtcttttaaatttttgaacaTCAATCATGTTCGTTATACGCTAATTTTCTGCCTACACTCCATTATTTTTGTTCATTTGTGAGCTTTTTTCTGGGTTATAACAGTTTCCAGTCTCACTAATATGACTACAAGAATGAAATGTTAAGAACCATTCTAATTATTTTactcaataatatttttaaaagaaaatgtcTTTATTTGATTCTTACATTGAACacaataaaagaataatagGATAATGCACATCAAGCACCAGTGGTCTAGTGGTAGAATAGTACCCTGCCACGGTACAGACCCGGGTTCGATTCCCGGCTGGTGCATTTGGAGCCATGACGACAAGAACTTGTGATGGAGGGTCCTTCACGTCTCATCTATTCGATGATTAGAAGTTCGACTGAGCTcctctttttcttattttaatttcttaataTTCATGTCTGCTTTTTCTTCTCGTTTCTCTTTTGGGGGTGTTGGAGCTAATCATTCtttaattataacaaaatttaaCTCAATGTGCATTATGTATAACAGTATAAGTACTGCTGCAATTGAAGAGAGATTAATTGCATATATTAATGTTAAAATATGAATATAACGAATTCATCAAGTGAGACTAAAGATTTTCCTCATCACACGGTAAGAACATTTATTATAGTCTAAATCAAGCACTAACCTTTACCCATCTTACACTCAAGGCATCGGATATGTATTTTTATTAGCTATAATTATTCTTCCATTTCCATCTCTTACATTCTAAGTTAATAATTGAATGACTTTAATATACAATGCTAAAGTTTTTCATAAATTCTATCCTAACTTGCAATAAAACATCACTTCAAAAAGAATTATTGACCATTTTCCATTTAGAAAAAGAATATTGGTAGATATAATATTAAGCATAAAAAAAGGTACCTACTCAACTTAGGGTTCTTCCAACTTGGTTCCAATTAAGAAATAAAACAATCATTTTTAGGTGAACTATATGGTAACATCATGATTACAAGATAGTAAGAGAGAACACAACAACTTCCACAGGATGTGGCTTACACCAAAAACACAAACTACTAAAAATGATTGCAACACCATTATGAACTGCCACTTTTCTCATCCTTTTGGTATATTCACCTGCATTCATGTTTCATGTTCCTTGATAGAAGAGATTGCTACAATGTTAGGGGTTTTCCTATCAAGTTTGCATGGTCACATTTTGTGCAGGCTCATCAACTGAATTGGAGGGTTGTGGTGTGCAAACATTGCTGGTGAAGGTAATTTCCTCTATTCTCATCCAAAAAGCCTCCATTTACAATGCCCTACGGATTTTTTCTGTTTCGTCACAGGCTATAATCAGCTCGAACTCCTCGCATGCTCGGGAATGAGACGTTGACGCAACTCATCAGGTGCATTTGCCAGTTCTGCATTGTTTACTTCCTAACTAAGCATCCGCGatgaacaaataaataaaataaaaataattcacaTATGTTGACCTGACCATAAAATCTTACCTGCTTCAGTGAAATTGAACAACGGCGGCAGCGGTCGCCCATTTGGCAGGCATGTATTCGGGTCCCGTAGATCATCGAAGAATGGGTGTGCACATGCAGCCAACTGGAAACAACAAACAATTATTTCCCTAACTCTTATGCAACTTAGCTGATGGCAGAATATAAGAACAATTTGCAACACAAATAAATATCACATGCAAGAAAGGTTTCCCTCTTTGGTAGTATGCATGTTCATTGAAAACTCATGCATTAACATTGTTCAATGTATTAATTTAGTAAGAGTGacatttattttgaaatagagaTAGTTATAAAACTAAGGTTACTGAATATGCAATCTagaaaaaaaaggtaaaatttcCAAACCAAAATAACTTTCTTACCGCAGTGCAACGTAGATTTGGTGAATATTGAAGTAGCCTTGACACAAGATCCACTGCTTCAGGTGGCAGTTTCTTGTTGAAAACCTGTTGTTACTAATTGGGTAAGATACAACTTGAAGCATATATCATTTATCGTTTATATATACTCCCTCTGGTTTAATAAAAATGCCACTTTGGACAAATCAATACCTAAACAAATTAGTGCATCAGGGATGCAATTTACTTCATGATACATTTTTTTGTATGTACCAATATGTCCAACGTTTATTTTGAAACAGAGGAAGTAACAAGGAGACAGGCAGAGGAAAGAACCACTAACCTTGTGCCACGGGTGCGCTTTAATCTGAGGAAACTTGAATTCATTGTAGTTGGGATTCATGCACCTTATTTCTTCCCTGGTAGGTGTTCCCAAGATCTGTAATACATAACAAGAGAACAGAttgggaaaagaaaaagagaatcaAACTTTTACGGTAAAGCTTATAAAGCAAAAGGAGATGGAAGGTAACAAAAGATGACAACAGGTTGTACCTTAATGATCTCTACTAACTGATCAACCCCACTCTCTCCTGGAAACAATGGCTGCGACAATGAAATGTGGATAAGTTTCCATATTACAAGTTCATAGAACTTAAACTAAGCTAATTGAATGTTCTTTCTGGTTATATAGGTCGATGTTATTCTTAAAAATGAGGAGAAAAAAAGTCTTGCACATATGCTCACCTGTCCTAGAAGGAGCTCAGCCAAAACACAACCGACAGACCACATATCAATAGCAGTTGTGTATTCAGTTGCCCCAAATATAAGTTCTGGAGCCCTATAATACCTCGAGCATATGTATGATATGTTGGGTTCACCAGGCACCTAAAACATGCAATATTTCATAAGATAACGTCCGTGTTGTCATAAGGTAATAAAAAATTCACAAGCAAAAGGAACATACCAACATCTTTGCACTACCAAAATCGCATATCTTCAACTCATGGGTCTGAGGATTGACCTATAATATACATAATAATTGATATGTCAGTCCAAAATGCATTTATACTATAGAAACAAGTTCTAAGCAGTCTCAACCCTCAAGTGTTTTTCGTGAAACCAAAGTTGTTGACATTATGGAAACTTAAAAAGGACCAAATAAACAGAAATTAAAAGACAAAATCTTACCAATAAATTCTGGGGCTTGATGTCACGATGACAGACGCCAATGACTTCATGTAAATAATTCAATGCACGGCATATCTACAAGAGAGGCGCATGCCTGAataatcaatacaagataataatacatatatatcaATCAACTCATAATTTTAACACTTACCTGATATGTATAAAGTTGCACATTAATGATAGGCATATATTGGTGCATCCTAATAAACTGCTTTGAAACCTTGTAAACAGTTTCGGGAACATACTCCAAAACCAGGTTGAGGTACAACTCATCCTTATCCGTAGTTGAAAAGAAACAGTGCTTTAGTCGCACAACATTAGGATGCTCAAGCATGCGCATAACCTGAAGTTCCCTATTCTTATATCTCTTGTCTTGCAAAACCTTCTTTATGGCAACCGGTTCACCAGTCTCGAGGCACTTAGCCTACAACATAAAGGAAGTATTGTTCATAAGCTATTGAGTAATTAACAATGCTAGAATGGTAAAGTAGAGGGCAAccataattttgtaaaaaacaGCAACAAAGAGATGAATACCTGAAAAACAACTCCAAAAGAACCAGTTCCAACCACGCGTTCAGCCATGTACGATATTGTCTGAGCCAAAAGAAATGAGTTAATAAAGGTACTATATTTTGCATAAGCCATTAATAAGCTGTATCAGTtgcattattatatatttgCATATAGACATGCAAATTAAATTAGccaatttaaaataaatgatCTCATTAAGCTGCAACAA includes:
- the LOC130960455 gene encoding shaggy-related protein kinase theta-like encodes the protein MNMMRRLKSIASGRTSISSDPGGDSSTKRAKFDQETTGKVNDESITIDKGGQDQEDFVDAQMGDAVGTSDVSSVAKNEKSGFDQLPKELHDMKIADEKRKKNNEKDVEATVVSGNGTETGQIITTAIGGRDGQPKQTISYMAERVVGTGSFGVVFQAKCLETGEPVAIKKVLQDKRYKNRELQVMRMLEHPNVVRLKHCFFSTTDKDELYLNLVLEYVPETVYKVSKQFIRMHQYMPIINVQLYTYQICRALNYLHEVIGVCHRDIKPQNLLVNPQTHELKICDFGSAKMLVPGEPNISYICSRYYRAPELIFGATEYTTAIDMWSVGCVLAELLLGQPLFPGESGVDQLVEIIKILGTPTREEIRCMNPNYNEFKFPQIKAHPWHKVFNKKLPPEAVDLVSRLLQYSPNLRCTALAACAHPFFDDLRDPNTCLPNGRPLPPLFNFTEAELANAPDELRQRLIPEHARSSS